Proteins encoded in a region of the Methylosinus trichosporium OB3b genome:
- a CDS encoding response regulator transcription factor, which produces MFIIVDERELVTSGYARHFGQEGISSAGFCSGQFLDWVGSAVETDVAAVEAFLIGECPEREELPKIIRKRSQAPVIAMNEAPSLEQTLGLFTAGVDDVVRKPIHVKEILARVCAIRRRAEIRRDYAMVGPMQVFFDGRDPLVCGEPLALPRRERRILEYFVMNRGRRLTKSQIFNAVYGLFDDVVEENVVESHVSKLRKKLRLRLGYDPIDSQRFLGYMLMG; this is translated from the coding sequence ATGTTCATAATCGTGGATGAACGTGAGCTGGTGACGAGTGGATATGCGCGCCACTTCGGCCAGGAAGGCATTTCCTCCGCCGGCTTCTGCTCTGGTCAATTTCTCGACTGGGTCGGCTCCGCCGTCGAGACCGACGTGGCCGCCGTCGAGGCCTTTTTGATCGGCGAATGCCCCGAGCGCGAGGAGCTGCCGAAAATCATTCGCAAGCGCTCTCAGGCGCCGGTCATCGCGATGAACGAGGCTCCGTCCCTCGAGCAGACGCTGGGACTGTTCACCGCGGGCGTCGACGACGTCGTGCGCAAGCCGATTCATGTGAAGGAAATTCTGGCGCGCGTCTGCGCCATTCGCCGGCGTGCGGAGATCCGGCGCGACTACGCCATGGTCGGACCGATGCAGGTGTTCTTCGACGGCCGCGATCCTCTGGTCTGCGGCGAGCCGCTGGCGCTGCCGCGCCGCGAGCGACGCATCCTCGAATATTTCGTCATGAATCGTGGACGCCGGCTCACCAAGTCCCAAATCTTCAACGCCGTCTATGGATTGTTCGATGACGTCGTCGAAGAGAATGTCGTCGAAAGCCATGTGAGCAAGCTGCGCAAGAAGCTGCGCTTGCGGCTCGGCTATGACCCGATCGATTCTCAGCGCTTTCTCGGTTACATGCTCATGGGCTGA
- a CDS encoding MotE family protein, which produces MKHRTRANRIALVAAVLGCWTGAVLAEPKRPEPPARSDSGMARQQRDSASSEAERYCADVAATASAARNARVEKELMELEQQIIRRTAELEAKRAELQSVIDRREAMVKKADERLVAIYARMRPDAAAAQFANMDEEMAAAMLMRLEPKKSSAILNEMEAARAVALTKKVAGLSTFPQGGIKQ; this is translated from the coding sequence ATGAAACATCGAACGCGCGCGAATCGCATCGCACTCGTCGCCGCCGTGCTCGGCTGCTGGACGGGGGCTGTCCTGGCCGAGCCGAAGAGGCCGGAGCCGCCGGCCAGAAGCGATTCGGGGATGGCGCGCCAACAACGTGATTCGGCCTCTTCCGAGGCGGAGCGTTATTGCGCCGATGTCGCGGCCACGGCGAGCGCCGCGCGCAATGCGCGGGTGGAAAAGGAGCTCATGGAGCTCGAGCAGCAGATCATTCGACGCACCGCGGAGCTCGAGGCCAAGCGCGCCGAGCTGCAGTCCGTCATCGATCGTCGCGAAGCGATGGTCAAGAAAGCGGATGAGCGTCTGGTCGCCATTTATGCGCGCATGCGCCCGGATGCGGCGGCCGCTCAATTCGCCAACATGGACGAAGAAATGGCGGCGGCGATGCTGATGCGTCTCGAGCCGAAGAAGTCGAGCGCGATATTGAACGAGATGGAGGCGGCGCGCGCGGTCGCGCTGACCAAGAAAGTTGCGGGGCTTTCGACATTTCCGCAGGGCGGGATCAAGCAATGA
- the flgH gene encoding flagellar basal body L-ring protein FlgH encodes MSSKSAPVLLLLALAGCATDPRDIGREPHMSPVGSGLNTVDDQLPTGSIRDGALGPHMRLDENRINLYRDVRAMSAGDVVTVNISMDDKAVLGNSTDRSRDSKVKSEWSFLFDFLAGGSGATEHKWNGTISNDLQSSSSTQGQGSINRSEQIRLSIAAVVTAVLPNGNLVLRGSQEIRVNYELRVLTIAGIARPRDIAKDNTISYDKIAEARVSYGGRGRLSEVQQPAWGQQVYDIFAPF; translated from the coding sequence ATGAGCAGCAAGAGCGCGCCGGTTCTGCTGCTGCTCGCGCTCGCCGGATGCGCGACCGATCCGCGTGACATCGGACGCGAGCCGCATATGAGTCCGGTGGGGAGTGGACTGAACACCGTCGATGATCAGCTTCCGACGGGCTCGATTCGCGACGGGGCGCTCGGTCCGCATATGCGGCTCGACGAAAATCGCATCAATCTCTACCGCGACGTGCGGGCCATGAGCGCCGGGGACGTCGTCACGGTCAACATCTCCATGGACGACAAGGCGGTGCTCGGCAATTCGACCGATCGTTCGCGCGATTCGAAGGTCAAGAGCGAATGGTCGTTCCTGTTCGATTTCCTCGCCGGCGGATCAGGCGCCACCGAGCACAAATGGAACGGAACGATCTCCAATGATCTGCAGTCTAGCTCCTCGACTCAGGGGCAGGGGTCGATCAATCGGTCCGAACAGATTCGTCTGTCGATCGCCGCTGTGGTCACGGCGGTTCTTCCCAACGGCAATCTCGTGCTTCGCGGCTCCCAGGAGATAAGGGTGAACTACGAGCTGCGCGTGCTCACCATCGCCGGCATCGCGCGGCCTCGCGACATCGCCAAGGACAACACCATCTCCTACGACAAGATCGCCGAAGCGCGCGTTTCCTATGGCGGGCGCGGGCGCTTGTCGGAAGTGCAGCAGCCGGCCTGGGGTCAGCAAGTCTACGACATTTTCGCGCCGTTCTGA
- a CDS encoding flagellar basal body-associated FliL family protein — translation MAGPSASSSPAPSSSSMQTVVALVVATLLAVGGGVFLGSTLVGDKPQAPAHGDEVKESAAAPAKPAAEPANKSHGGGHGSAAGAKEAPAPAPTPKWKLKELAPIVTNLSESEAGWVRLQAAIIYDMAALPEPDMLVSQVTADIVAYLRTMTLASIQGADGLRRLHEDLSERAAIRSEGHVRELIIQALVVQ, via the coding sequence TTGGCCGGCCCGTCCGCTTCGTCCTCTCCCGCGCCGTCGTCGTCCTCCATGCAGACGGTGGTTGCGCTCGTCGTCGCCACTCTGCTCGCAGTCGGCGGGGGCGTCTTCCTCGGATCGACTCTCGTCGGCGATAAGCCGCAGGCTCCGGCGCATGGCGACGAAGTCAAGGAGAGCGCCGCGGCGCCCGCCAAGCCGGCAGCCGAGCCCGCGAATAAAAGTCACGGCGGCGGCCATGGCTCCGCCGCCGGCGCCAAGGAGGCGCCGGCTCCCGCGCCGACGCCGAAGTGGAAGCTCAAGGAGCTCGCGCCGATCGTCACCAATCTTTCGGAGTCGGAAGCCGGCTGGGTGCGCCTGCAGGCGGCGATCATCTACGATATGGCGGCGCTGCCGGAGCCCGACATGCTGGTGTCGCAAGTGACGGCGGACATAGTGGCCTATCTGCGCACGATGACGCTCGCCTCGATCCAGGGCGCCGACGGCCTGAGGCGATTGCATGAGGATTTATCGGAGCGCGCGGCGATTCGTTCCGAAGGGCATGTTCGCGAGCTCATCATTCAGGCCCTCGTCGTCCAATGA
- the fliP gene encoding flagellar type III secretion system pore protein FliP (The bacterial flagellar biogenesis protein FliP forms a type III secretion system (T3SS)-type pore required for flagellar assembly.) has product MKRLALLLTLVLLPGCALAEGFDLNALLPAGGGAASGKIVQLLAVLTVLSIAPGLLIMVTSFTRFAIALSFLRSGLGLQSTPANLVLISLALFMTFYVMAPTFEAAWQDGLKPLMDQKITEVEAFEKISQPFRKFMIANVREKDIKLFDSLSREPRPAGDYDKLGLQVLAPAFMISELRRGFEIGFLIVLPFLVIDMIVAVVTMSMGMMMLPPTAISLPVKVLFFILIDGWNLLVGSLIRSYG; this is encoded by the coding sequence ATGAAACGGCTCGCGCTCCTTCTCACCCTCGTCCTCCTTCCCGGCTGTGCGCTGGCCGAGGGATTCGATCTCAACGCGCTGCTGCCCGCGGGTGGGGGAGCGGCGAGCGGAAAGATCGTCCAGCTGCTCGCCGTGCTGACGGTCCTCTCGATCGCGCCGGGCCTGCTCATCATGGTGACGAGCTTCACTCGCTTTGCGATCGCTCTGTCGTTTCTGCGCAGCGGCCTCGGCTTGCAGAGCACGCCCGCCAATCTCGTGCTCATCAGCCTCGCTCTGTTCATGACCTTCTATGTGATGGCGCCGACCTTCGAAGCGGCCTGGCAGGACGGGCTGAAGCCGCTGATGGATCAGAAGATCACCGAGGTCGAGGCGTTCGAAAAAATCTCGCAGCCGTTCCGCAAGTTCATGATCGCCAATGTGCGCGAGAAGGACATCAAGCTGTTCGACAGCCTGTCGCGCGAGCCGCGGCCGGCAGGTGACTACGACAAGCTCGGCCTGCAGGTGCTGGCGCCGGCGTTCATGATTTCGGAGCTGCGGCGCGGCTTCGAGATTGGGTTTCTCATTGTTCTGCCATTTCTCGTGATCGATATGATCGTCGCGGTCGTCACCATGTCCATGGGCATGATGATGCTGCCGCCGACGGCCATTTCCCTGCCGGTGAAAGTCCTGTTCTTCATCCTCATAGATGGCTGGAATCTGCTGGTCGGCAGCCTCATCCGGTCCTACGGCTGA
- a CDS encoding flagellin, producing the protein MASILTNSSAITALQSLRSTQQNLATTQKEISTGLKVSSAADNASTWGNAQTMQSDRGVLSTISDSLSVSSSVLNVASAAVTNAISVINNIKTQVAQAAQPGADTSKIGTTLAGLSDQLSSIVTSANFNGLNLTDGSASSYSFIASYSESHGTAASSLNTIDLAASALIGGGGTSPAVAAGSGILEAAQATGSSAATDFTALSETDVGSATAIADTLSNADKVIADLTTYAAKIGATQTSVDAQGAFIKTLNDSLGEGVGSLIDADMNEASTRLQALQTQQQLGVQSLSIANQNSQQILRLFQ; encoded by the coding sequence ATGGCCAGCATTCTCACCAACTCTTCCGCCATCACCGCTCTCCAGTCGCTGCGCTCCACGCAGCAGAATCTCGCGACCACGCAGAAGGAGATCTCCACCGGCCTCAAGGTTTCCAGCGCCGCCGACAACGCCTCGACTTGGGGCAATGCCCAGACGATGCAGTCGGACCGCGGCGTGCTCTCGACGATCAGCGACTCGCTCTCCGTCAGCTCTTCCGTGCTGAACGTGGCGTCGGCGGCTGTGACCAATGCGATCTCGGTGATCAACAACATCAAGACGCAGGTCGCGCAGGCGGCTCAGCCGGGCGCCGACACGTCCAAGATCGGCACCACCCTCGCCGGCCTCAGCGATCAGCTGTCCAGCATCGTGACCTCGGCGAATTTCAACGGCCTCAATCTGACCGACGGCTCCGCCAGCTCCTACAGCTTCATCGCTTCCTACTCGGAGTCGCATGGCACGGCGGCGTCGAGCCTCAACACCATCGATCTGGCGGCGAGCGCGCTGATCGGCGGCGGCGGGACGTCTCCGGCGGTCGCGGCCGGCTCGGGCATTCTCGAGGCGGCGCAGGCGACCGGCTCGAGCGCGGCGACCGACTTCACGGCTCTCTCGGAGACGGATGTGGGCTCTGCGACCGCCATCGCCGACACGCTGTCGAACGCCGATAAGGTGATCGCCGACCTCACGACCTATGCGGCGAAGATCGGCGCGACGCAGACGTCCGTCGACGCCCAGGGCGCTTTCATCAAGACGCTGAATGATTCGCTCGGAGAGGGCGTCGGCTCGCTGATCGACGCGGATATGAACGAGGCTTCGACCCGCCTGCAGGCCCTGCAGACGCAGCAGCAGCTCGGCGTGCAGTCGCTTTCGATCGCCAATCAGAACAGCCAGCAGATTCTGCGCCTGTTCCAGTAA
- a CDS encoding sigma-70 family RNA polymerase sigma factor codes for MRDSRERDHTPASFRREQAALLSRERRRKGAARIFAPAPRVREWREENDERASPATARLRAEMVRAMPQLRALALSLCSDPDHADDLVQEAVARALSRLALFEEGTNLVGWLFTILRNFYYSDYHKRRRETADPDGRHAATLVDAPTQEHLVELLQVDRVLARLPAEQREALTLVAVGGCTYEEAALICKCPVGTVRSRISRARGELTRVLVEAHDAPSG; via the coding sequence ATGCGGGATTCGCGCGAACGAGACCACACGCCCGCGTCATTCCGACGCGAGCAGGCCGCCCTGCTCTCTCGCGAGCGCCGACGCAAAGGCGCGGCGCGCATCTTCGCGCCCGCTCCGCGCGTGCGTGAATGGCGCGAAGAGAATGACGAGCGCGCCTCTCCCGCGACGGCGCGCCTCCGCGCCGAAATGGTGCGCGCCATGCCGCAGCTGCGCGCGCTCGCGCTATCATTATGCAGCGATCCCGATCACGCCGACGATCTCGTGCAGGAAGCGGTGGCGCGCGCGCTCTCGCGATTGGCTCTCTTCGAGGAAGGCACCAATCTCGTCGGATGGCTGTTCACCATATTGCGCAATTTCTACTACAGCGATTATCACAAGCGACGACGCGAGACCGCCGATCCCGACGGCCGCCATGCGGCGACGCTCGTCGACGCGCCGACGCAGGAGCATCTCGTCGAGCTGCTGCAGGTCGATCGCGTGCTGGCGCGGCTGCCGGCAGAGCAGCGCGAGGCGTTGACGCTCGTCGCCGTCGGCGGCTGCACTTATGAAGAAGCGGCGCTCATCTGCAAATGCCCTGTCGGCACTGTGCGCAGCCGCATCAGCCGCGCGCGTGGGGAGCTCACACGCGTCCTCGTCGAGGCGCATGATGCGCCGAGCGGATGA
- a CDS encoding divergent polysaccharide deacetylase family protein, which produces MTDELNQPLGVGGEEPRRAPGRGRGALLAVAGTLGAVAVAAALVAPRIGGDGQPFAVARIETIEPPKIVEAPPVEPVAPAPPPTEAERNAAAIAEMERFSGVKVTRGGGGDAPGALVIKIEESGPELAPAPDKRLVEKTSDGLLPRIGADGAKPMDVYARPADLSARLPAGAPRIALVVGGVGLNARLSDRAIDELPAAVTLALAPYGAAVEATAARARARGHEILLHAPMEPYDFPVENPGPHTLRAGSDALGDLHWLMSRFTGYVGVVNFLGARFTAEAGALRPVLADIAARGLLYIDDGASPRSLAPSLASGLGLASARADAAIDARAKPQEIDAQLTQLEALARRNGQAIAVAEALPGVIARLSHFARDLERRGIALVPVSALAGRVDVSEARAGRAK; this is translated from the coding sequence ATGACCGACGAATTGAACCAGCCGCTGGGCGTCGGCGGGGAAGAGCCACGGCGGGCGCCGGGAAGAGGGCGCGGCGCGCTGCTCGCCGTCGCCGGGACGCTCGGCGCCGTTGCGGTCGCGGCGGCGCTCGTCGCGCCGAGGATCGGCGGCGACGGCCAGCCCTTCGCCGTCGCACGCATCGAGACGATCGAGCCGCCGAAGATCGTCGAGGCGCCGCCCGTGGAGCCCGTCGCGCCGGCGCCGCCTCCGACCGAGGCCGAGCGTAATGCGGCGGCCATCGCCGAGATGGAGCGCTTCTCCGGCGTGAAGGTGACGCGTGGGGGCGGCGGCGACGCGCCCGGCGCGCTCGTCATAAAAATAGAGGAGAGCGGGCCCGAGCTCGCTCCGGCGCCCGACAAGCGACTCGTCGAGAAGACGAGCGACGGGCTGCTGCCGCGCATCGGCGCGGATGGCGCCAAGCCGATGGACGTCTATGCGCGCCCCGCCGATCTCTCCGCGCGCCTGCCCGCCGGCGCGCCGCGCATCGCGCTCGTCGTCGGCGGAGTGGGGCTCAATGCGCGCCTGTCCGACAGGGCCATCGACGAGCTGCCCGCCGCGGTGACGTTGGCGCTCGCGCCCTATGGCGCCGCCGTCGAGGCGACAGCCGCTCGCGCCCGCGCCCGCGGCCATGAGATTTTGCTGCATGCGCCGATGGAGCCTTACGATTTCCCGGTCGAGAATCCGGGGCCGCATACGCTGCGCGCCGGCTCCGACGCGCTCGGCGATCTGCATTGGCTGATGAGCCGTTTCACCGGCTATGTCGGCGTCGTCAATTTCCTCGGCGCGCGCTTCACCGCCGAGGCCGGGGCTCTGCGCCCGGTGCTGGCGGACATCGCCGCGCGCGGCCTGCTCTATATCGATGACGGGGCCTCGCCGCGCTCGCTGGCGCCGAGCCTCGCGTCCGGGCTCGGGCTCGCGTCGGCGCGCGCCGACGCCGCGATCGATGCGCGGGCGAAGCCGCAGGAGATCGACGCGCAGCTCACGCAGCTCGAGGCGCTGGCCCGCCGCAACGGCCAGGCGATCGCCGTCGCCGAGGCGCTGCCGGGCGTTATCGCGCGGCTCTCGCATTTCGCCCGCGATCTCGAGCGGCGAGGAATCGCCCTTGTCCCGGTGAGCGCGCTGGCGGGGCGGGTGGATGTGTCGGAGGCGCGCGCGGGACGAGCCAAATGA
- a CDS encoding RNA pyrophosphohydrolase, with translation MSELPYRPCVGVMLLDRRGRAFVGRRRAKRSDPVAIDHEWQMPQGGIDEGEEPFAAALRELHEETNVTSVALLGEARDWYSYDLPPEAMKRWTGKYRGQTQRWFALRFLGEESEIDIERPAGGAHEPEFDAWRWEAPSRLPELIVPFKRAVYERVVEDFAHLGAE, from the coding sequence ATGAGCGAATTGCCGTACCGCCCTTGCGTCGGCGTGATGCTGCTGGACCGGCGCGGCCGCGCCTTTGTCGGGCGGCGGCGCGCCAAGCGCTCCGATCCCGTCGCCATCGATCATGAATGGCAAATGCCGCAAGGCGGAATCGACGAGGGCGAGGAGCCTTTCGCCGCGGCGCTGCGCGAATTGCACGAGGAGACCAATGTGACCAGCGTCGCGCTGCTCGGCGAGGCGCGCGACTGGTACAGCTATGATCTGCCGCCCGAGGCGATGAAGCGCTGGACCGGCAAATATCGCGGGCAGACGCAGAGATGGTTCGCGCTGCGCTTTCTCGGCGAGGAGTCGGAGATTGACATCGAGCGACCCGCCGGCGGTGCGCATGAGCCGGAGTTCGACGCCTGGCGCTGGGAGGCGCCGTCGCGCCTGCCGGAGCTGATCGTGCCGTTCAAGCGCGCGGTCTATGAGCGCGTGGTGGAGGATTTCGCCCATCTCGGCGCGGAGTAG
- the aspS gene encoding aspartate--tRNA ligase, whose protein sequence is MHRYRSHNCGELREADAGQKIRLSGWCHRIRDHGGVLFVDLRDHYGLTQCVVDPDSPAFKDAEKLRSEWVARLDGEVRKRPAGTENPDMPTGLVEVYVTEIEVLGPAAELPLPVFGDLPYPEETRLRYRFLDLRREKLHANIMLRGAVIDSLRRRMKERGFFEFQTPILTASSPEGARDFLVPSRMHPGKFYALPQAPQQFKQLLMVAGFDRYFQIAPCFRDEDARADRSPGEFYQLDVEMSFVTQEDVFAAVEPVLRGVFEEFGEGKPVTQVFPKIAFRDAMLKYGSDKPDLRNPLIIADVSAEFARDDVSFKAFKGKVVRAIPAPGAAAQPRSFFDKLNDWARSEGAPGLGYIIFDEENGALVGKGPIAKFIPPEALAALAAKGGVKAGDALFFSAGEELKAAKLAGAARLRIGSELGLCKTDVFEFCWIVDFPMYEWNEDDKKIDFSHNPFSMPQGGLEALETRNSLDLLAFQYDIVCNGIELSSGAIRNHRPDVMKKAFEIAGYGEEVLLEKFGGMYRAFQYGAPPHGGIAPGVDRIVMLLAGEENLREVVLFPMNQRAEDLLMGAPSEATPKQLRELHIRLNLPEKG, encoded by the coding sequence ATGCATCGCTATCGTTCGCATAATTGTGGAGAGCTTCGCGAGGCCGACGCCGGCCAAAAGATCCGGCTCTCCGGCTGGTGCCACCGCATTCGTGACCATGGCGGCGTGCTGTTCGTCGATCTGCGCGACCATTACGGCCTCACCCAATGCGTCGTCGATCCCGACTCTCCCGCCTTCAAGGACGCCGAGAAGCTGCGCTCCGAATGGGTGGCGCGGCTCGACGGCGAGGTGCGCAAGCGCCCCGCCGGCACCGAAAATCCGGACATGCCGACCGGTCTCGTCGAGGTCTATGTGACCGAGATCGAGGTGCTCGGCCCGGCCGCCGAGCTGCCGCTGCCGGTGTTCGGCGACCTGCCCTATCCAGAGGAGACGCGGCTGCGCTACCGCTTCCTCGATCTGCGCCGCGAGAAGCTGCACGCCAATATCATGCTGCGCGGCGCCGTCATCGATTCGCTGCGCCGGCGCATGAAGGAGCGCGGCTTCTTCGAGTTCCAGACGCCGATTCTCACCGCCTCCTCGCCGGAGGGCGCACGCGACTTCCTCGTGCCCTCGCGCATGCATCCGGGCAAGTTCTATGCGCTGCCGCAGGCGCCGCAGCAGTTCAAGCAGCTGTTGATGGTGGCCGGCTTCGACCGCTATTTCCAGATCGCGCCGTGCTTTCGCGACGAGGACGCGCGCGCCGACCGCAGCCCCGGCGAGTTCTACCAGCTCGACGTCGAGATGAGCTTCGTCACGCAGGAGGACGTCTTCGCCGCGGTGGAGCCGGTGCTGCGCGGCGTGTTCGAAGAGTTCGGCGAGGGCAAGCCGGTGACGCAGGTCTTTCCGAAGATCGCCTTCCGCGACGCCATGCTCAAATATGGCTCGGACAAGCCGGACCTGCGCAATCCGCTGATCATCGCCGACGTGAGCGCGGAATTCGCGCGCGACGATGTGAGCTTCAAGGCGTTCAAGGGCAAGGTGGTGCGCGCCATTCCGGCGCCGGGCGCCGCCGCGCAGCCGCGCAGCTTCTTCGACAAGCTCAATGATTGGGCCCGCTCGGAAGGCGCGCCGGGCCTCGGCTATATCATCTTCGACGAGGAGAATGGCGCGCTCGTCGGCAAGGGGCCGATCGCCAAATTCATTCCGCCGGAGGCGCTGGCCGCGCTCGCCGCCAAGGGCGGCGTGAAGGCCGGGGACGCTCTGTTCTTCTCCGCCGGAGAGGAGCTGAAGGCGGCCAAGCTCGCCGGCGCCGCGCGTCTGCGCATCGGCTCGGAGCTCGGCCTCTGCAAGACCGATGTGTTCGAGTTCTGCTGGATCGTCGACTTCCCGATGTACGAGTGGAACGAGGACGACAAGAAGATCGACTTCTCGCACAATCCCTTCTCGATGCCGCAAGGCGGGCTCGAGGCGCTGGAGACGAGGAACTCGCTCGATCTTCTCGCTTTTCAATATGACATCGTCTGCAACGGCATCGAATTGTCGTCCGGCGCGATCCGCAACCATCGCCCCGACGTCATGAAGAAGGCCTTCGAGATCGCCGGCTATGGCGAGGAGGTGCTGCTCGAGAAATTCGGCGGCATGTATCGCGCCTTCCAATATGGCGCCCCGCCGCATGGCGGCATCGCGCCGGGCGTCGACCGCATCGTGATGCTGCTGGCCGGCGAGGAGAATTTGCGCGAGGTGGTGCTGTTCCCGATGAATCAGCGCGCCGAGGATCTGCTGATGGGGGCGCCCTCCGAGGCGACGCCGAAGCAGCTGCGCGAGCTGCACATCCGCCTGAACCTGCCGGAGAAGGGCTGA
- a CDS encoding cupin domain-containing protein — protein MAARSLVNFVLAIVIVLAVAGLGANAQARQAKAAHTVQGFIGDIAKATKRNADFRHVLYTGKHLQLVLMSLDPGEDIGEETHRDVDQFFRIEEGRGEVVIEGRKTRVEGDDAILVPAGAKHNIVNTGREPLRFYTIYGPPEHEDRTVHVTKRDAAKAKERFDGKTTEPAR, from the coding sequence ATGGCGGCGCGTTCGCTCGTCAATTTTGTATTGGCCATCGTCATCGTCCTCGCGGTCGCGGGGCTCGGCGCAAACGCGCAGGCGCGACAGGCCAAGGCCGCGCACACCGTGCAGGGCTTTATCGGCGACATCGCCAAAGCGACCAAGAGAAACGCCGATTTCCGACACGTGCTCTACACCGGCAAGCATCTTCAACTCGTGCTGATGTCGCTCGATCCGGGCGAAGACATAGGCGAGGAGACGCATCGGGACGTCGATCAATTCTTCCGCATCGAGGAAGGACGCGGCGAGGTCGTGATCGAGGGCCGCAAGACCCGCGTCGAGGGCGACGACGCGATCCTCGTTCCCGCCGGCGCGAAGCACAATATCGTCAACACCGGCCGCGAGCCCTTGCGCTTCTATACGATCTACGGCCCACCTGAGCACGAGGACCGCACGGTCCATGTGACGAAGCGCGACGCGGCGAAAGCGAAAGAGCGCTTCGACGGCAAGACGACGGAGCCCGCGCGATAG
- a CDS encoding caspase family protein — protein MRSPRLFAILFLCIAAATPALAQRRVALVIGNGAYRTVAGLANPPSDAAAMAAMLRGAFDDVTIRTDVGFREMNEAVRDFALRAAGADVAVVFYAGHGVEIGGRNFLVPIDAELKYAEDAEAEAVELDRILRLLEPVKRLKLVILDACRDNPFAARMRSITGGARAVGRGLAAPKLDISDTLVAFATAPGATASDGDGAHSPFTTALLDNLMLPQLDIRIALGKTRDAVLRATGNRQIPFISGSLGGDTLPLAVSSAAVIDAEQSEFAAATARGDLSAFDAFIAKYPSGPYTQTARRERDRLRAAAEPRHPAEPDFGAGAARYHYVADVMPPDDWLALRSAPSGGEGVRLRKMPNGTLLEVLAERADGWWRVRVVDTGEIGWAKSGVKGRRPWIRCCKQL, from the coding sequence ATGCGCTCGCCGCGTCTATTCGCAATCCTCTTCCTCTGCATCGCGGCTGCGACCCCCGCTCTGGCGCAACGCCGCGTCGCGCTCGTCATCGGCAATGGGGCCTATCGCACCGTCGCCGGCCTCGCCAACCCGCCGAGCGACGCGGCCGCCATGGCCGCCATGCTGCGCGGCGCGTTCGACGATGTGACGATCCGCACCGACGTCGGCTTTCGCGAGATGAACGAGGCCGTCCGCGATTTCGCGCTGCGCGCCGCGGGCGCCGATGTCGCCGTCGTCTTCTACGCCGGGCACGGCGTCGAGATCGGCGGACGCAACTTCCTCGTCCCGATCGACGCCGAGCTGAAATATGCGGAGGACGCCGAGGCCGAGGCGGTCGAGCTCGACCGCATCCTGCGGCTGCTGGAGCCGGTCAAGCGCCTCAAGCTCGTCATTCTCGACGCCTGCCGCGACAATCCGTTCGCCGCGCGTATGCGCTCCATCACCGGCGGCGCGCGCGCCGTCGGGCGTGGCCTCGCCGCGCCGAAGCTCGACATTTCCGATACGCTGGTCGCTTTCGCGACGGCGCCGGGCGCGACCGCCTCCGACGGCGACGGCGCGCATAGTCCGTTCACGACGGCGCTGCTCGATAATCTGATGCTGCCGCAGCTCGATATTCGCATCGCGCTCGGCAAGACGCGCGACGCGGTGCTGCGCGCGACCGGCAATCGCCAGATTCCGTTCATCAGCGGATCGCTCGGCGGCGACACCTTGCCGCTCGCCGTTTCCTCGGCCGCGGTCATCGACGCCGAGCAGAGCGAATTCGCCGCGGCGACGGCGCGCGGCGATCTGTCCGCCTTCGACGCCTTCATCGCCAAATATCCGAGCGGCCCCTATACGCAGACGGCGCGGCGTGAGCGCGATCGGCTGCGCGCCGCCGCCGAGCCGCGCCACCCGGCCGAACCGGATTTCGGCGCGGGTGCTGCGCGCTATCACTATGTCGCCGACGTCATGCCGCCCGATGATTGGCTCGCTCTGCGCTCGGCGCCGAGCGGCGGCGAGGGCGTGCGCCTGCGAAAAATGCCGAACGGAACCTTGCTCGAGGTGCTCGCCGAGCGCGCCGACGGCTGGTGGCGCGTGCGCGTCGTGGACACGGGCGAGATCGGCTGGGCGAAGAGCGGCGTCAAGGGACGGCGGCCGTGGATCAGGTGCTGCAAGCAACTCTGA